A stretch of DNA from Hydrogenobacter sp.:
ACACGCTGATAGCTATGATGGGCATATACCTGAGAAAGGTGTACGGGCTTGAAGATACAGAAATTTACAAGGTTATAGGTTTGTCAGCCTTAGGTGGTGTGATAGGTGGTGCGCTATTTGGAAAGCTATCTGATAAGGTGGGAGCTTTATTTCTCTTTCCAGCAGGTTTTTTCCTTTGGTCTTCTTTTCTCATCACACTGTACTTTATTCCAAGAGAATTCCTTCTTCCCATTGGCTTCCTTGCAGGCATTTCTCTGGCACACCTTTGGACAACATCAAGGCTTTTTATAATAGAGGGCTTTCCCCAGACACAGGTATCTTTAAGACTGTCCTTTTTGTCCCTTACCGAGCGCGTAGCATCCACCACAGGACTTTTCGTATGGTCCCTTTTCCTTTACGCAACGGATGACAACTACAAACTTTCAGCACTTTTTATGCTCATCTTTCCTTTAGCGGGTTTTTTCATCTTCCAAAAGGCGCACCGTGGTAAGATACTAAAGATCACTCCCTAATCTCAACACCTTCTTTGTATACCTTCCATCTCGGAGGCGAAAGGCTTGAGGAGCATCCGAGAGATGATGTGTCATATATCTTGAAAGCTTTTGGATCTGACGGCTCGTGTATGAAAACGAACGCAGTATTTTTAGGAAGAAAGGACATTTGAGACTTCCAGCTTTCTATCTGTGAGAGTATGCTCTTTAGCCTTTCCTTTAGCTGTTCAGCGTCTAATCTTTCTCTTAGTCCGCTTTTGGTATCCTCAAAGAACCACACACCATCATTAATAATCTGTAAAACTTCAAAGACTCGGCTTTCTGACGCTATACCGTAGAACCTCATAGTTTTTAATTTTAGCACATGTCTTTTTCCATCTTTCTTATAAGATCCACCCTCCTTTCGTGTCTTCCACCTTCAAAGTCAGCGTTGAGCCATGCATCCACTATGGATATAGCGAGGGCTTCACCCAAAACCCTACTTCCAAGACACAAAATGTTAGCGTTATTGTGCTGTCTGCTTACCCTTGCCATATACTCATCGGTACACAGTGCCGCGTATATTCCCTTGAACTTGTTAGCGGTAATACACATCCCTATACCCGTCCCACATATCAGAATGCCTTGCTGTGCTTCCCCCCTTTGAACCGCAAGAGCCACCTCACGTGCAAATATAGGATAATCTGTAGATTCAGCCGAGGTGGTACCAAAATCTATCACCTGATATCTCTTGGATATGAGAAATTCCTTTATCTTTTCTTTGAGCAAGTATCCCGCATGATCCGAGCCTATCGCTATTTTCATACTACCATTATATTCTATTGTCAATCTTCAAAAGGAAACTCCTGAGGTTTTTTACAACTACATTGATACCATCATGGGTAAACAGGGATCTTTCTTACTTAAGAGCGATAAAATTATAATGTGAGACTTGCAGGTATACTTCTGCACGTGACTTCCCTCCCCTCACCTTTCTGCATAGGTGATTTGGGACCTCAAGCCTACAATTTTGTGGATTTTTTGGCTAACTCAGGACAAAGGCTGTGGCAAGTACTTCCTTTAAATCCTACCTGTATAGAGTACGGTAACTCTCCCTACTTTAGCATTTCTCTATTTGCCGGAAATCCCCTACTTGTAAGCCCTGAACTTCTCTATGAGGAAGGACTTATCTCAAAGAGAGACATGCAAAGCGCAAAGATCCAGAGCGACAGGGTAAATTACG
This window harbors:
- the rpiB gene encoding ribose 5-phosphate isomerase B, whose translation is MKIAIGSDHAGYLLKEKIKEFLISKRYQVIDFGTTSAESTDYPIFAREVALAVQRGEAQQGILICGTGIGMCITANKFKGIYAALCTDEYMARVSRQHNNANILCLGSRVLGEALAISIVDAWLNADFEGGRHERRVDLIRKMEKDMC